A portion of the Lolium rigidum isolate FL_2022 chromosome 1, APGP_CSIRO_Lrig_0.1, whole genome shotgun sequence genome contains these proteins:
- the LOC124707505 gene encoding protein H2A.6-like, with product MAGRKGGERKKAVTRSAKAGLQFPVGRIGRFLKKGRYAQRVGSGAPVYLAAVLEYLAAEVLELAGNAAKDNKKSRIVPRHLLLAIRNDEELGKLLAGVTIANGGVLPNIQSVLLPKKTAEKAAAAAEKESKSSPKKKKKPTAKE from the exons ATGGCCGGAAGGAAGGGCGGCGAGAGGAAGAAGGCGGTGACGCGGTCCGCCAAGGCCgggctccagttccccgtcggccgcATCGGGCGCTTCCTCAAGAAGGGCCGCTACGCACAGCGCGTCGGCTCCGGCGCCCCCGTCTACCTCGCCGCCGTCCTCGAGTACCTCGCAGCAGAG GTCCTAGAGCTGGCCGGCAACGCGGCGAAAGACAACAAGAAGAGCCGCATCGTGCCCCGCCACCTGCTGCTCGCCATCCGCAACGACGAGGAGCTCGGCAAGCTGCTCGCCGGCGTCACCATCGCCAACGGCGGGGTGCTGCCCAACATCCAGTCCGTCCTGCTCCCCAAGAAGACCGCCGAgaaggctgccgccgccgctgagaAGGAGTCGAAGTCGtcccccaagaagaagaagaagcctacCGCCAAGGAGTAG